The following nucleotide sequence is from Gammaproteobacteria bacterium.
AACACGCAATGGTGAAACGCCACATGTCATCGCAGAGGCCGCCCGAGAATTCAACGCCGACTTAGTCATTGTCGGGACTGTGGCTCGACAAGGCATTGCAGGCATTTTTATCGGAAACACGGCAGAGACAACACTCGAATTACTCGATTGTGACATTATCACCTTAAAACAGGAAAACTTCGTATCGCCTATTGGACTGGAATAGCCAATGACACAACAGAGATGGGGGCGTGTTGAAACCACATAATACGACCAATCAAAACACGACTTGCTGAAGTCACTAGTTAGGGAGCGAGCAAAACCCGTTGTAATCAATGAGCACACTTCGTGTCACCGCTCCCCCCTGAGCAATTCAGACGCCAGCGTTATTGTTCTGCGTAATGCTCCAGAAAATTCATGAGGTCTCCACACAACCGTTGAGTACCTTGCCCAGATATGGCTGATATCTCATACACAGGGCCGTGATAGCCTAGTGCTTTAATGACGCGATGCTTTCTCTCATTCCAAATGTCGTCTGGTAGCAAGTCCATCTTGTTAAACACGAGCCAACAAGGCTTTTTTGC
It contains:
- a CDS encoding universal stress protein, with the translated sequence TRNGETPHVIAEAAREFNADLVIVGTVARQGIAGIFIGNTAETTLELLDCDIITLKQENFVSPIGLE